Within Ascochyta rabiei chromosome 4, complete sequence, the genomic segment TGGCCCTCGAAGCTAGGTCGATTACGCTGCGTTTTAGGTGCGTTCTTTTCTCAGAAGTTGCTGTTAGTCTCGCGCGTGGTTTCAGTCATTTGACGTTCTAACAAACACAACCACAAATTCCTCACCATCAATTTAAGAACATTGTGGCATCATCAAGTTTGTCGAGAGTCGAAGAGGGACCCGAATTTCACCATGCAGGTTAAAATATGCGTGCGAATGTGTTGTCAAGATGGCATTCCCATGTTAGGATGACGCCTTCCACGACGAGTCTCTGTACCCCCATAGAGTACCGCCACGAAGACTTCAGCACTAGAAACATCTCTCGTTCGAACATGCAGCAAACGGAAGAGGAGCCTAGCATTCCCGGTTCACGTCAAAATACCCTCAACTGCTTCGACCTCGCCAAGCGTTGCCCCGAAACACACCTTAAACCCCCCCAAACCACACATGCACCATAAGTTCGAACATCAAACGCAAGCAGCGAGCATATAGCCAACAGGGAGTCAAGCACATCGGCTGTCAAGCTCAGATTAGCATAGCGAAGCCCCAATCATCCACAAGGTAAGAACTTGGCTACAGGCACGTGTTTGATTTATGCAATCGCCTCTTGACACCGTACTCACTCGCCAAGATATCAGTGTATATGCTCTCATGTTCCCACCAGTTTTGGTTGCTCGTATACTGCTGTGCAGCTGCCCCAACTCCTTTGTCTAATTATCTAATCTTCGGCCGGTCCGCTATTGTAATTCAAACTACACATCACCACATCCAACAGCACAATGTATAAACTCGCCGCTCTCTCTCTCCTGGCTCTGGCCTCAGCAGCGCCCTCCCCTCAAAGAAATAGaggtggtggcggtggtggacAAAAACAGACTGCCCAGCAAAAAGCTGCGCAGATGCCGATGGGTATCACACAAGCGCAGGACGGAAGCATGATTTTGGATGACATGGTTATGGTCAACGGGCTACCCATACGCTTCAAGATCGCTGCTCCTGCAGACCAATTTCTGCCGGCGTCTGGCGTACCTGGTGCGGCGGCGACGAGCGGCAACGGGACCATGGGCGCAAATGTGCTACTCCACGGTGATGGGGGGCAGAGCTTCTTCGACATGCCGAATCAGAATGTGCAGGCCAATACTATGGGTGTCGCATTGTTGGCTCCCGATCCAAACCTCTTCTGGGGCGGTGGCTCGGGTTTGCAACGAACAAACGGTAAGATATGTCAAGTCATACAaggattactttagctgACATGGAGTTAGGTGTTGCACACGCCCAGGCGGTCAACGACTGGATCCAGAACGAGATGCCCCAGCGCGTCGCTGTCAACATGTCTGCCATGGTGTTCACTGGTGTCAGTGGTGGCAGCTTGCTCATGTCTGGTTTCTTTATCCCAGCACAAATGCAGAACTACGCTCCCAGTGCTGTAGAACTGAACTGTGGAGGCATGCCGCCGCAGGTCGCAGTCCAaaatgctgctgctgtggcCTCGACCAGGGTGCATTTCCAATCGACGCAGTCTGAGCTCCAACTTCTGCAAGGCAGCATTCCTCAGGCTGTTAGTGCTTATGAGCAGCTTGCAACTGATCAGGGCATGACGCCGGCACAAATAAATGCCCTGCAGACGGTGGACAACACACCACAAGGCGGGCACTGCGCCTTTGATGGCCAGGGCTTCGTATCGGGGGTGCAGACCATGCTGACAAGTTACTCCAACGTTGTCCAGGGTGGGAACGGTGTTGTGACGGGTATTGGTGCGCCGAGTACCGGGAAGGTTACAACCGGGGTTGTTGGAAACGAAAAGCTGCAGTTTACGGGCGGGCGCAAGCGCGAGAGCGAGTCGATGGTGGTGGCGAGGTGGGCGCAGGATGTTGTTGTCGAAGAGGATGTAGCGTTGCTGTCGTGCGATCGTACTTCGTGCTAGGGGGCCGGGCAACCTACCAAGTCAATGTCAGCATGCTCGagtctatatatatattactgtCTCAACGCATGCCCTCCCTGCTCGTCACTTTTGCTGTCGCATTCGGGCTGTCACTGTCGGTCGGTTCACGTGGAGCGCGGGgcgggtggtggtggtggtgtgttCATCGTATTCTTCATTTGACTGGTATTGTGAAGGCCGTCCATTGCTGGCTGTTGCAATGTCTACTTCCAATCCTTCCACCCGTAAATGCATTTTCGCCGTTCCCGTAGACCCGTAAATGTTGGAGAGCAGAAAAAAACACTTTACATGACGACACCGGAGTTGGACGCGATACGCTGGATTCCGTTAGCCACAGTCTCGTCCGTTTCTGACTGGCACAACATACCGGCCACAGCTCAGCAGCCTCCTTGGCAACGGGGCCGGTGATGGCGGAGCCCTTCATCTCACCCTTGGGGTTAACGATGACACCGGCGTTGTCCTCGAAGTAGAGGAAGACACCATCACCTCGCCTCCAGGGCTTGCTCTGGCGGACAATGACAGCGGGCATGACCTTCTTCCTGAGCTCAGGCTTTCCCTTCTTGACGGTGGCCATGACCATGTCGCCGGCACCACCAGCGGGCAGGCGGTTGAGACGCGCACCAATGCCCTTGACGGAGATGATGTACAGGTTGCGGGCGCCCGAGTTGTCGCAGCAGTTCATGACGGCGCCGCTGTGTTCCCATTAGCCTGCATTCCATGTGTATTTACTGCAAGCGGTGTTCGTTCTTCGCGAGGGACTGTGATAGCGATTGCGGGCGGGTTGGACGTACACAGGAAGACCGAGGGTCATCCTCAGCTTGTTACCGGAGGAACCACGACTGCGACCGTTAGCCTGTGTCTGCCATGTCTGCTGCTGGCGCTGTCCGCGCAAACGTACCCGCGCTTGGATGCCATTGTGACTGTGTGTGGTGGTTAGTTGGAGGGCGAGAGTTCGGGTGCGTCGTCGCTGATTGTCGTGGGCTGGATTTCGACCAACCGACTTTTCGACATCTCGAGCGTGGCCTTGGCGGCAAGCGAAGCGCCTTGCCCGAAGCGGACGTTAGCGCCGCCTCCGCCCCACGCCCGTCGAACTTGGAGAAGCGCAACACCACGTCGTCCAGTGTGCTTTGTCTGCACAAACTTGCTGCCACTCTGGTCTTGGGTACTTGAAGCGCTGAAGTGGCCTGTCTCTGATGTTCTTGTCTCCCTGTCTCTACCATAACCACGCATTGGCAGGAAAACAGCCTGCAACACCACGCGCTCCGCCTATTCGCCGACGATAACGTGATTGAAAATGTTGATGCGCTTGACTCACTCGCCGACTCGTCATTTCAGTGATAGGAAAGATGATCCTTAAGCTGACCTGCAGCCACTCAACTCTCCCATCCCAGACAGCGCCTGCGTTACCGCCACAATGGGCATCCCATCCGTCTTCAACCAGACCCACGTCGATGCCTTCT encodes:
- a CDS encoding 60S ribosomal protein L23A — encoded protein: MASKRGRGSSGNKLRMTLGLPVGAVMNCCDNSGARNLYIISVKGIGARLNRLPAGGAGDMVMATVKKGKPELRKKVMPAVIVRQSKPWRRGDGVFLYFEDNAGVIVNPKGEMKGSAITGPVAKEAAELWPRIASNSGVVM